From the Cucumis sativus cultivar 9930 chromosome 5, Cucumber_9930_V3, whole genome shotgun sequence genome, the window CATTTATTTTGACATTTAACAACCCATTGTGATAAcaactttgatttttattttttgagataGCAAATTATTCTTGTATTATGTTCGAAATAACTTTATTGATGAGTAAACATAAAGAGTAATTCAAACGAGATATCTTAGAGAAAAGTCTTCCATTCAAGAAAGATAGAAATGTATAttgtaattacaaaaaaactttcaatttaactCTCTTCCTAATTTTCAAAGAACTTGGTGATGATTAATGAGTGATTCTTTTAAGATGtacaagaaaacaaagcatTACCAAATATACCATTCTATTGAATCATGGTTTAATTAACGAAAAATTATGTaatctaaaaggaaaaaaaaaagataaagggAGCTATAAGATCATCTTGAATTACACTTGctccaacaaaaacaattgCTATAGATAACATAATAGAGGGCCAGAGAGAAATAAAGTTAGTGACTTTGTATGACTTTGGGCTCTAAAGgacctaaaaaaaaaatagttgaaagtGTGCACTGACAAGATAATGCATTGGAAGAGACACCCTAAACATATATAGTTTGAAACATTTTGgatcataaaattaataatcatcCCTAACTTatctaaatttgaatatttctcTACTGCATGCTGAAAGAGTACGAActgttttaaaatgattaaaagtcgacattttttataaaaaaattaacatgtgGCGCTTTTAGTACTACACTTAATTCATTGCAGTTCAAACATGTTACATGCAAGAAAGTTCTCAACACACTTTAGGCTTTAGCCAACATCATCAAGAACACATTTTAAagctttatttcttttacatattaatACCCTTTTGGGAAAATTTACCTTAATTAcatgatgaaattgaaaaactgAACActaatattaaagaaaaagaaaaagagagaaagagaaagggaaactGATTGAATGGTGTAATATTTTTCCACACAAAGAACCGTCAGAAGCTAAAACGTGGCTAAATCCAATGAAGAAAAAGTCAAAAAGtcaaacattgaaaaaatgaagtattAACTAATGGTCGGCACCCAACATCATACTGCCGTCCACACACAATTCTAACCCCCTCACTTTAAAGTTTAATCCATcatgtgaaaaaaataaaaacagacCCAGTCCGTATAAAATTTAGGAGTTTCTATGaacataaaaaatcaaactctaggttaattttttttaaaaaaaaatcactttttaaccctaaaatttaaacatacaTCGCAAAAACGTTACAATTTCAATCACATAATAAGTCCTCACTTCatatcttaaaaaaagaaaaacgacattagtgtttttaaaattcatgaattttaaaagtattattcTATGTGTAATCTAGTAGATGGAGAGTATTATTGTAGCTAGGGCTAATCTGTGGATTGgacaaacttaatttttctaacaaattaaGAAGTGTtataatagaaagaaagaaagaaaaaaaaaaaggaaataaagggAAAGTTAAAATTGGAAGCGTTGTataagttgaagaagaaatgaaaatggtaaagTCCAAAAATAGTGTAAGAATGGATGGAAGAAAAGATCCAATTGGtatggaaaagaaatggaaagtaTTAAATGAATGATATTTAGGGAGAGAGatagagggaaaaaaaaaagcatgcaGTGtgagaaaaggaagagaggTGGGGCTATactctcttttttaataaattatatatttttgttatagaaCTCTCAAAGcctaaaaattataattagaaaaaaaagaagaatatgattatatattttcaaaatgagaGAGTGTGTACCACTAAGGATGTTGACAAGGACACCCTCACATGAGACCCTTAAGCAGATAATACATGGGGTCCCTAAAACTCATACCCCAcattctctccctctctacccTTATCAGGGACCAATACccaaaataatagtaatgataataatacttttatacttgagatttgagtttttgtttaatttaatttgaaggaTGAAAAGAGATCAACATTTCAATTAACTTGAAAATCATACTCAAAGCTTGGGATCAAAATGAAAACGAGATCAAAACTTAGGGAGttggaaagtttttttctaaaaatgaagaaagaaaagaaagaagaaaaaaacccttTCGTTGGCTAGATACCTATCCTATTCCCAAGttcttaattttgaagtactgttttttcttttttgcttacTTATTTggcttcatttcattttcttcttttttcttttctttttcttttcaacgtCGGTGGTGTTTTGTGTTTAAGTGAtatgatttcttcttcttcttcttcttcttcttcttcttcttcttcttctttgtgtGTGGTTTTTTGGACTCTTTTCTTACTCAGATTACATTTCATCCAACCTTTGCTTTCTATTCATTAATTcaacttctttcttctttcttcttttcttcttccttcttcttctattattattctctctatttttcttcaaacccTAAACATATCCATCACTACTCTTTTTCAtctccaaaattcaaaatttccatTTGGGTTTTCTAAAAGGATGAATTTTGGAGTTAATACACTCCAAAATCACCATCTTCAACCTAGAAATAGGTTAGATTTGATCATGATGGAGCCTCCGGAGGCGGAGGAGGAAGCCGGTGGTGGTTCTAACAGCGGCAACGGcggaagaggaggaggaggagaagttGTTGAGAGAGAACACATGTTTGACAAAGTGGTGACTCCAAGTGACGTAGGTAAATTGAATCGTCTCGTAATTCCAAAGCAGCACGCTGAGAGATTTTTCCCTTTAGATTCATCAACAAACGACAAGGGTTTACTCTTAAACTTCGAAGATCGTAACGGAAAATCATGGCGATTTCGTTACTCCTACTGGAACAGCAGCCAAAGCTACGTTATGACCAAAGGTTGGAGTCGTTTCGTCAAGGAGAAACGCCTTGACGCTGGAGATATTGTCTCATTTCAACGTGGAATTGGTGAAATTGGAAGAGATCGTCTTTACATCGACTGGCGTCGTCGTCCTGAACTCCCCATCCACCACTATCCCATCACCACCGCCACCACTGCCATCCGACCAAGCATCGTCATACCAAGCGGCAGTGGTGCTACTGCCGCCTGGGGGCCATTAGTCTGGCAGCCCCTCGGCGTAACGACAGCTGGATACCATCATCAGCCAGCTGCCGTAACGCCGCGGGACCACGCACACTTGTCACgaaacaacaacaacagtaacaacaataacaacaatggGAATGGTATGTGTTGTCCTTATGGATATGGGAGTAGTAGTGTTGAAACAACAAGTTCTGGGTTGGTGTATTTGAGGACAGAATTAGGAGGAAAATCATCAAGAAGAGTAATTGGTACTCCAAGATTAGGGGAGGATCAAGAATTGGAATTGGAAATGGATaggaattataataattatcagATGCAGCAAGAGTATTGTAGTAATGGTGGGGGTGGTGCTTCAATGGTGGTCCTTCAAGGAAATTATAGTATGgaaaatcatcatcatcatcataaattaaatagtaataacaataataattatagtgAAGAAGATACACCAGTGaaaaaatcaagattaagGCTATTTGGTGTAAACATGGAGATGGAGAGTCCAATTTCATCACCTTCTTCTGATGaatgtgatttattattatctacAAACCCCAAAACCACTACTTCTACCACTCAATTCCAATTGCCTTCTCCTTCAATTTACAAGTaagcaatttcttttttacttcttttattttagccatcttttctttttcttttccttttttggttaatttatGTCTTAATTCTCCATATCAGCTCTCACTCTCTCTAAATAATATgatgcatatatattataaatatatatgtatatattatgtatttgaTCCAATTCCTATTTgacccttttttgttttttgatttgtgtataaataaaaaaatttcgaTCAATTCATATAAGTGAAACggcaatttttgttttattttttacatggATTATTATGGGATTATTATTCTGTCTGGAAAATTCTTCTTATAACTACAATATCTCTGTGTCTCTCTCTTTTgtattatcatcatcatcttcttcttcttcttcttcacatttCCCACTAGAAGCCTATTGGTGgctttgtttcaaaaaaataataatcataaatttgtaatttcaGAATTTGTGACAGTTGTTGGGATTAATGTTGAAATTGTTAGAGAGGTATAGCTACATAGTAGGCTCAAGCTATCTGACATATTTGGACTTTTAATGACACATAAACACTGTCCCCTCTTCATTAGTTTGTTGTTCTTGTCACTGCTTCCTTGGGCATGCCCTGCAGTTTCTTCAGtccttttgtttcttcctaatttatttctctctctctctctctctctctccctctccctctctctctttacttccaaatctttcttcttcttcttcttcatctagGACTCATCTTTTGATTCTTATATCTTGCCTATTTTGCATGCAAtgtcatcatcatcatcatcatcatgtatattcatcattttgggtgtttttttcttcttcaatttcttggtGGTTTAGTTTTTGAGAGATTATGttcattatttcattataAACCCAATGAAGTtatatatgtttctttaattGTGAATTTAAGGCACTATTCAATGCatgtttcaattattattattttttccctttttatttgTGCAATTGTCTAGTTGGGATTTGGATTTgggattattattattatatgtgtgtgtataataATGAGCTGTTTGTAGTTGGGAGTAATTCCTTTAGATTTATGTTCATTATGGTTGGAATTTATTGCTTTAGCCTAAATTAACCCTTCTTCTAGTTGATTGTGTGGTTGggaattatatttaatttagctttcttcttcttcttcaaaagggtattgttttgttttggtagTTTTTAGATTATTGATATACGAACCCTTTTTTGAGGTACTAATTAATCCAGCTAGCTAATTAATTGACTTCTCTAGAGGTGTCCTTTTGAAACAAAgccattaatttaaaacaaatagttGATTGTTCACGCTCTCTGTTtgataacatatttttcttttggttctgatctgtttttttataattatatttagaaacACCAGTAGTTTTCATCCATTGTTCTATcttatgaaaatgtttttaaaaaccaagaaaaaaaacatcagTAGGGCTTTAATTAGTCCATCTGTGCTAAGAGCCTTGCatcgttttcttttctttattatcagttaagctttcattttttttttcctgattttctttgtttgctttaaatttgaattgattattatcaatgtttagaaaatataatgtatCTGGTGAAAGTTGGTTTTGAAGTTCTTCATCATCTATAGATGAAATCATTCATTTTCCTAGAGAAATACTTAGGgttaaattatacttttagCTCCTTAGGTTTAAATACTTCATCATTTTGATTCCTGTACTTGTTTTACCATAGTTAAAATCCTTTAGCTAAAGcttacttttataaatttgatgttttagGGCTACCATGACTACtaattgtatttaataaagattttATATACAAGcacatttctattttaatgCAGGAATGAGTTTTCAGTTAGgttagatttgaaaaaaaatgttcttattGAACAAATATTGGAGTGttattgatagattttgttgaatttttttcaccCATAACTTGTTTCCCAtgttggtttttctttttctttttgggttaATTTTACTAATGATAGAGGGGCACATTTGTAAGTATAGAAATTGATGTTGGAAGTCTATTGactcaaaatataattcatttatatcaTTTGGAACTTACTTTTCCAACTGATATTCAAAAGCTTGCATTATTTGACCACAAATCTTTTCCATGGTTGatgaataatttgatttatgcAACCATTTACATTatggtatatatatgtgatttgtaattagttttagtacTCATAAAAAGtagtataataattaattgtctAAAACCTGGGTTCAACagataagataaataattattatttcaagtGTTTATGGTTTGAGTCCTGATTTTGTTAGCAATATACTAAAGGGATCCGTAGATGCAAATTCTCTGATATCTCAGTCAttgttaaacaaaaataaaaaacaagaaagacagaagaaaacaatgtaattaattggttttttcctttctaagTTTGAAATGTATCACAATATATACTTAACatgatgttttcaaattcaaaaatattgaagaagTTTGGATGTTTGACggttttttttcatctttctttttataacaATATACAGAGTATGAGGGATCAGTGAGTGTGTCCGGATATCTCAGCTAGGATGATACATCCTTATCATATCTTCATCATACCTCGCCTCCAACAAAAGGGATTTTCATTGCGAGGAAAAGTTCAATATATACATCGGAAGCTCGTAAAAGAGATACAAAGAGACTAGAAGAAAGTCACAATCCAGCTAAGGGCTATAGTAGTGacatcataaattttattgtcaTGTCAATATTACTATCCATCGAGAAAAGGTTGGGTGATTGTTGTtaaccaattttatttttgaatatatattaacatggtattaaatttaattgacaTGCCGATACTTTTACGTTTTTATGAGTCTAATATTGACTTGAGCTCGAGTGAAAGTCATCATCATGCAAAAGGTCATGaaacacatacaaaaaaaaaaagaaaaactatcatgagtataaaataaatagtaacaaacgtttagatttgttttaatttttttgaatattatttatgttaattaaaattttaaaatgattttctatagattatgagaaatattcattGATGtcgatattttattatatttccaTCATATGTCTATAATTGAGATATCGACATTTGTTTAGTAAAATATTACTTGAAAGAAGAATCCTTAGATGCATATGAATGGATTCAATGTAAACTACTCatcatcaacatttttttaaacaagatAATACTAAAGGAAGGGATCATTGGTATTTTAAACCTGGATTAAATCGAATCATTTAGGGTTAGAAGAAGTTCAAATTCTGTTTTGATCATCTTAAGTTCTTAAACAGaacttaagaaaaagaatccaTTTTATTTCCAAAGCTTCATaatgtctatttattttatacaagCATAACATCTATTCTAGTCGTATACacatttatgttatatatttacgAGTTCGACTTTACAATTTAGATATGTGTACTATATGTATAATTCATCTAACCCTAGAGACTCTCCTACATAATTTGTATTACCTAATGTTGcactttaataaataaattggtctATCTCTTTGTCGGTAAAGGTAACTAATACAGTGTAATCAACTAATGTAAACCATACAAATATATGTGTGTCAATCTTTactatttaagtttttttcgttttctaaTTTATCGATTTCATACAAAAACGAATAACCTATTTTGGAGAATGTTGATGCAATAATAGCTTGATTGGCGTTTAAATTCATGCAATTAATTCCTTATGATTTTACTCCACTCTAGCATAGCATTTATgaacaataatttagaaacTTGTGTggtaaaaaattaagtatacaTAATTAAGGGAACTTCACTAGTTTTTAAGAGCCAAAAGAAAaccatatattataaatacatCACGTCAATTAAAAACATTCGATCTAATCTAAATGATCTATACATCTTTTCATAATCGAATTTGATTCTTCATTTAACTTTGCGGCCAACAAAATTCCCTCCTACCATTGCATTGAAATTTGTTATCTTTCACTTTCTCTCTATAGGAAATTGTactttaaatgttttttttattttttttgaaaaaagagagagagagtaagaTCGGTTCTTTTCTAGTGATCAAATGGtatatagtttctttttccttttaggtTTTGGGGGGCATTTTCATTACATGTTGATTTCTCCATGATTTGGAACAAATGGTGAGAACATAAAGTGGtacataaaaagatatgaaagtTAATGGTGGGATGATGCATTATGACAACAACATATGAAGATTAATTAACCTTTTATAggtatttcatttttaattatttgatccCTAATTAAGTTTGTTAATAAGTTTTAACAATTAGTTCTCGAAGTGACCTAAGTTTAGGTGGAATTGGCCGCTATGTTTAAGCATATCAATAAGTAGGAAAAAGGATTTCCTTGATAAATGGCAAACGAATCGAAAAGAGCTCAACTTGAGAATAGAAATAATCAATTTAAGAATgagtaataataaattgacTATCTTTAATTTTGCACTAATTGACACGTTGAAGATTCAATCTTCATGTCAATGTCTATAACtcttgtaattaaaaaacaagagTAAGTAGATTACCATCCTTCTTTAATGTTTATTGccaaactatattttataatatgtttatatacGCATTTATATAGCAATGCCACTATTGAATGCTTTTAaaccattagaaaaatataggacacaaaataaattcaaactacaaaatttattatacactttttaaagtttaaagactCAACTTTTAATATACGTATATTTGAAGAGGAAACAACAAAGAGTGCTTTAATTAATATGCAAAAGATGATCACAATGGCTAGGCTAAAGGAAAGCTCCTAATTTAGAGTTATGGCAGTaaccttttaaaatgttatagaCAAGTGATCAATCCGTTCAAGAACGAAGGATTACACTAATTGAGAATCGAAATATTCGTAAACGAGTTTCCTTCTTTTAAGTTAGAGATTTGATCATCGTTTCTATAATAATTGtagaaaagaacaagaaaagagaacaagaagaaaattgtcatttctaatatttattgccaaattatatatatatgaataaagtgataaagaaaatattaaaatcatagCTTTAGACAGTTTTAAAGGTCTATATGTAAGGAGAATGTTCAAGTATTCATATATACGACGCAAaatagaaagttgaaaattttaattgacacgctttttaaagtttgtataTCAAATAGACACAAgctaattaaaatgttgagGACTAAACTTGTAAGATAACTTTGTTTATTGTTCAAAGGTAGGCTTGTAGAAAGTATGATAGCTAGGAGAAGCAAGACGATCAAGCGCATACCGTACGCACACAACACAAAATCAATAGCTCTAGATTaccaaaaaaaacattgaGTTTGGTTTAAAGCAAGATTATTGAGGccacaaagaagaaaatggcatATTTCTGTGATTGATTATATATCCTTAGCAAAAAACTTTTGTACCAAAAAGGGTGAGAGAAGAAATTATAACTGTCCCAAACACCATATCTCTGTCAGCTTTGAGGGCAAAATCATTGCTTTTCCCCAACTCTTATTTTGAAAGAGACTGAAGaaacccaaaaacaaaaacccacaCACTTTCCCAAtactctttcaaaattatttggttCATCTTTTTTggctttaattattattattagatcatcgttttaaaaaaaataaaaataaaagaaaaaccacaaATTTCACACAAGTACAAAAAAAGATGGAGCAGTGGAAGACAGTGAAATTAAACCCTATtctctttatttatcaatGAAGAACTTGCATTAGTTTATTACCCAACCTTCCTAGCAGCTTTTTTGgacttagaaaaaaaacttagcaTGTGACCAAATAATTGATATGCAATGAGAAACTAACACCACTATTTTTGATTGTTATATCTTGGTCATTTTTGTGCAACACATTAAAtgtgtcttttctttttaatcattggtatatatcttttataaaataaagggGGGGCTTTGTTAGGGATcttaatcataataattattatttaggaaaaaaatatatggttgtaatttgattgGTTATTTGGTTTGGTAAAGGTCATAATAATGAGAGAGATTTGAAGTTTGTGATGTGAAAAGAACCCATGTTGTAGTGCAAGTTGGGTACAATGATGCCCTAGGTCTTTTTAAGAGcttgtttttggaaaaataatagTGGAGCATAATGGGTAAAGGACAAATagtcctttttattttatttttttagggttagggttttctttttctcttcaacaCACAATATAGTGAAGGTgtattcctttttttgttaCCTCCTAAAACCATTTTcagtatttataaataattactCTCCCTAACTATTATCTTCTATCGACCACATCTTGTAAATAGACGGTGTAAATTATACCAATCTAAAGTTGctaaaagtatttacaaaatgtagcaaaattttatatccTTATGAAcaatagatattgataaacaccgaaaatattttatttaatttcaaaatcattatatGGTTGAGCAATAACTTTGTCCttaaaataccaaataaaaattaataaaaaaccaattctatatatattaattgaaacTACCTATGTAGATTTTTTGTactactttttattaaaaaactatatggATTAATTATGTatgattaatttaagtttttaaactAAAGGGATGTTAAGTTACACTGGCTAATTTATtgctttatatataattaacgatttgagaagaaataattaattttcaagttttttatagaattaaaatgtaagtttgtttttattaattaatttctgtGGTAATGGAAGGGActaattaagaaaagttgTTCTTGATAAGAGCCACTAattaagaaaagttaaaatgttattaattaacattaaaaagCTGACTCTAAAAGTTAATTACTTGTAATATTAAATGTTGATTACCATAGACTTTACACCAtgctaaaacataaataacttttttctagACGGTAGGTAGCATTGAAAAAATCTGATCAAATTTTTCTTAGATTTTTTAGACAATAAGTtcgtttaaattgattttttttaagtgtttgtaaacatttttcttatccATAAACATTAATTGGAATACTTCAAAAGTTGATCTCTCAACATATTCTTATTAGTTATTtacttaaaagataaataattgtttctctcctttatttaaattctaaaaaagcAAACtgtttttatataaacaattaaggggcatgttatttaattttttttattatatctaagtatttaaaaataaattaatccaGATATAATTGATCGCATATATGATTAACATATtggttaaatattaaatatatgatacTTTCTAATTAactttgtactaaaaaaaatacataaaacgTTTTAACTCCTTTTATCTAAATTcctaaatacattttaaaaagaaattataatttaaaaactgaCAAGTATATTAGTAGAgactttataaaattaaaattttattatatacatattttaaaattggagaaaTGCAATCATAAATTCATATGCCAAGCAAAAATTTGCATATGATTGAATGTAGctcaaagatttttttttgaaaggaaaatgtATCTAAATATCTCAACTAGTTATGGCATCTACTCCGATccattttttaacaaaatacaaaaggtAGAGGGACCGGGAACTACAtcgaattttttttcttccaaaataaATACCAGAGGTATAGAGGGGACCAAGAAGTGCACAAGAGCATCTATTCCATTTTCAAAGTTCGTAGCTTAAGTTTTTAcctatatgtttatatatttttcttctcttcaacaatagtaatataattgaattatacaTTCACAACTTTTTGGTATGAGTTACATTCACCTATAATACAGTTGTTGTACGTTTTTTACAATaacacaaaaggaaaaaggggatttgaatatatttaaactagATTGACATATCTCTAGCACCATCATCATGTCCAACGGaatatcatttgttttttctttagaaagaTGAATTATCAAAAGATCAATGAAATATCTCAATTAAGctaacaaatgaaaaagaggaACAAATGCACAATATAAAGATCTActtaatacaaaattgaaagttttttgttttattaaacacctatcttatatttaatatactaattaaaatttaaaaatttagaacatTTGTCGAACCcctattaaacataaaattgaaagttcataAAAAGTGTAAAGAAAAGGTACATAGATACTTCATCAAACTATGATATTTTTCGAAatcttaaaaactaaacttataatttaacgtaaaactaacatttttttataaaataatttaatatggCATATGTggtaagaaaaattgattacATGGTTTGATATACTCTTTACATTTATTGTCAATAATGTGTGGATGGGGAAGTAGTGTATGGCGTGCTCCTTTAGCCACCAAACAATATTCATTCACATTGCCAAAATTGATTAATGtcaattagtttaatttaatgcATACACCACTCTGCTGAGGGGTACCCCCAAATAATTCACAAAcccttttatttcttcttctttttcctcatCTGATCTTTCTCAAATAAAGATACATGAAATTCAACTCATACAATTAATCAGTACTAGGGTATTAAATATCTGTTGGTTGGTGATATTTTCATccatgtttttatattttttatagatttGATATCATCGATGTGGAGAATGAACCGACGTTTTCATTATATCCTAAAAAGAATCTATATTTCTAGaccatcttttttatttgtacgTGTCATCTATCCTTATGCAATAATCATAGtctcgtttaaatttgatccaACGACGCGGAGGAATTCGTAAAAAGTGTCCACAAAAcgtcaaaaataaaattatgaaatatcattttaaataatggtaaattttttagaatatataaataatattaattattataagtttGCACA encodes:
- the LOC101211271 gene encoding uncharacterized protein LOC101211271, translated to MNFGVNTLQNHHLQPRNRLDLIMMEPPEAEEEAGGGSNSGNGGRGGGGEVVEREHMFDKVVTPSDVGKLNRLVIPKQHAERFFPLDSSTNDKGLLLNFEDRNGKSWRFRYSYWNSSQSYVMTKGWSRFVKEKRLDAGDIVSFQRGIGEIGRDRLYIDWRRRPELPIHHYPITTATTAIRPSIVIPSGSGATAAWGPLVWQPLGVTTAGYHHQPAAVTPRDHAHLSRNNNNSNNNNNNGNGMCCPYGYGSSSVETTSSGLVYLRTELGGKSSRRVIGTPRLGEDQELELEMDRNYNNYQMQQEYCSNGGGGASMVVLQGNYSMENHHHHHKLNSNNNNNYSEEDTPVKKSRLRLFGVNMEMESPISSPSSDECDLLLSTNPKTTTSTTQFQLPSPSIYKV